The Brevundimonas vesicularis genome includes the window CAGGGCTTCGGCGATGGCCGGCGCCACCGTGGTCAGATTAGTGTTGCCCGCCGCCGCGATCCGCCCGAACGCATTCATGATGCCCCACACCGTGCCGAACAGGCCGATGAAGGGCGAGGCCGTAGCCACCACCGACAGCACGCCCAGGCCGTTCTCGATCCGCTGGCCCTCGCGCGAGATCAGGCTGTTCATCGCCTTGTCGATCCGCACCAGCAGCAGTTCGCCCTGGTGCTCGTTCAACGCCCCGCGCTGACGCGCCTCGCGCCAGTCCGACAGGGCGATCACCAGCATGCGCGGCAGGGCGTGGTCCGGCTCGGGTCCGGCCTGGGACGCCACTTCTTCCAGCGACCGACCCGACTGAACCGACTTTTCGAAGTCGTCGGCGCGCTTGTTCAGCGCCGTGAACCGCACCGCCTTGTCGATGATGATCGTCCACGACCAGATCGAAGCCGCCGCCAGCCCGAT containing:
- the tolQ gene encoding protein TolQ, producing MTTPVDAAMMNPVELFMTADWVVKSVMIGLAAASIWSWTIIIDKAVRFTALNKRADDFEKSVQSGRSLEEVASQAGPEPDHALPRMLVIALSDWREARQRGALNEHQGELLLVRIDKAMNSLISREGQRIENGLGVLSVVATASPFIGLFGTVWGIMNAFGRIAAAGNTNLTTVAPAIAEALFATAIGLAAAIPAYIAYNKFSIDAGKFVGRLEAFADDLQAAVARRLGSPSAPPPPPPPSSDLSLKRGV